The Sphingobacteriaceae bacterium genomic sequence ATTGGATGGGCCACCACAAGGTGCGGCCTTGGTACTGGTTCTGGCCCCAGTCCCTTAGGGGGTCGCCCCGGCCGGGCGGTTCCACTTTGATGACTTCGGCGCCGAAGTCGGCCAGCATGCGGCCGGCGAAGGGCCCGGCCAGCAAGGTGCCCAGCTCTATGACCCGCACGCCGCTCAAGGGACCGGAATTGCCCGGGCC encodes the following:
- a CDS encoding CoA transferase, with the protein product MPEREQYHNQNVDDQGQAAGREPSGTGPELNANTAGPGNSGPLSGVRVIELGTLLAGPFAGRMLADFGAEVIKVEPPGRGDPLRDWGQNQYQGRTLWWPIQ